A single window of Chloracidobacterium thermophilum B DNA harbors:
- a CDS encoding D-glycero-alpha-D-manno-heptose-1,7-bisphosphate 7-phosphatase, with the protein MTDVAHRAIFFDRDGTLNEEVGYINHVSRLRLLPAAAAAVRAVNAAGWRAIVVTNQAGAARGYFPGWMIEAVHARLREELAAAGARLDAIYVCPHHPTVGEPPYRLDCECRKPKPGLLLQAARDFGLELTQCVVVGDRYSDVQLAHRVGAQGVLVLTGYGRGEYEYQREQWSGWPDYVAEDVLDAVTWVLKTQGITSSTTPVQPKSGL; encoded by the coding sequence ATGACGGACGTTGCCCACCGCGCCATCTTTTTTGACCGGGACGGCACGCTCAACGAGGAAGTCGGCTACATCAACCACGTGTCCCGTCTGCGCCTGCTGCCGGCGGCAGCGGCGGCCGTCCGGGCCGTCAATGCTGCCGGGTGGCGGGCCATTGTGGTGACAAACCAGGCCGGGGCAGCGCGGGGCTATTTTCCGGGCTGGATGATTGAGGCCGTCCATGCCCGGTTGCGGGAAGAACTCGCCGCCGCTGGGGCGCGGCTCGATGCGATTTACGTCTGCCCGCACCATCCGACTGTCGGCGAACCACCCTACCGGCTGGATTGTGAGTGTCGCAAGCCCAAGCCCGGTTTGCTGCTGCAGGCGGCGCGTGACTTTGGGCTGGAACTTACGCAGTGTGTCGTTGTTGGCGACCGCTACAGTGACGTGCAGTTGGCGCACCGGGTGGGCGCGCAGGGCGTGCTGGTGCTTACGGGTTACGGGCGGGGCGAGTATGAGTATCAACGGGAGCAGTGGTCCGGTTGGCCGGACTACGTTGCCGAAGATGTCCTGGACGCTGTGACCTGGGTTCTGAAAACACAAGGCATTACCTCGTCCACCACACCTGTTCAACCGAAGAGCGGCTTATGA
- the nuoF gene encoding NADH-quinone oxidoreductase subunit NuoF — MQTKLLTRRFDTPNSRSIATYLADGGYAGLKKALTGMQPAEVIEEVKKSSLRGRGGAGFPTGMKWGFVPVNSPKPKYVVCNADESEPGTCKDRELMEKDPHQLIEGLLIAAYALLSKQVFIYIRGEYWYLIAILEQAIAEAREHGFIGKNICGTSFECEIVVHPGAGAYICGEETALLNSLEGYRGHPRIKPPFPAVAGLYGCPTVVNNVETFCAVPHIIVHGGDWYRSLGTEKSGGTKIFSVSGHVNRPGNYEVRMGYPLKQLIEEDCGGIRGGRKLKAVIPGGSSVPIMTAEEVEQATLDYEGMAKAGSLLGSGGVIVMDETTDIFMTTYNLIRFYNHESCGWCTPCREGTDWLLKLFKKIARGEGTTADLDTIRRLCPNIEGRSHCPLGDAAVWPITSAMKKFPEDFLKHVKPATAVPSAA, encoded by the coding sequence ATGCAGACCAAACTCCTGACCAGGCGTTTTGACACGCCCAACTCACGCAGTATCGCCACCTACCTGGCCGATGGCGGCTACGCCGGCCTCAAAAAGGCCCTGACCGGCATGCAGCCGGCGGAGGTCATCGAGGAAGTCAAAAAGTCTTCCCTGCGTGGGCGTGGCGGGGCTGGTTTTCCCACCGGGATGAAATGGGGCTTTGTGCCCGTCAACTCGCCCAAACCGAAGTATGTCGTGTGCAATGCCGACGAAAGTGAGCCGGGGACGTGCAAGGACCGCGAGCTGATGGAAAAAGACCCGCACCAGCTCATCGAAGGCCTGCTCATTGCCGCCTATGCGCTGCTGTCAAAGCAGGTGTTCATCTACATCCGGGGCGAATACTGGTATCTGATCGCCATTCTCGAACAGGCGATTGCCGAAGCCCGGGAACATGGTTTCATCGGGAAAAACATCTGCGGCACATCATTTGAATGTGAAATCGTCGTGCATCCGGGGGCCGGGGCCTACATCTGCGGCGAGGAAACGGCGCTGCTCAACTCACTGGAAGGCTACCGGGGGCATCCCCGGATCAAGCCGCCGTTTCCGGCGGTTGCCGGACTGTATGGCTGTCCGACGGTTGTCAACAACGTCGAGACCTTCTGCGCCGTGCCGCACATCATCGTCCATGGCGGCGACTGGTATCGCAGTCTGGGGACAGAAAAATCCGGTGGGACGAAAATCTTTTCCGTCAGCGGTCACGTCAATCGTCCGGGGAATTATGAAGTCCGCATGGGCTACCCGCTCAAGCAACTCATCGAGGAGGACTGTGGTGGCATCCGTGGGGGGCGCAAACTCAAGGCTGTCATTCCAGGTGGCTCATCGGTGCCCATCATGACGGCCGAGGAAGTCGAGCAGGCGACACTCGACTACGAAGGCATGGCCAAGGCCGGCTCGCTGCTGGGTTCGGGCGGGGTCATCGTCATGGACGAAACGACAGACATCTTCATGACGACCTACAACCTCATCCGGTTTTACAACCACGAGTCCTGTGGCTGGTGCACGCCGTGTCGGGAAGGGACAGACTGGCTGCTCAAGCTGTTCAAAAAGATTGCACGCGGCGAGGGCACCACGGCTGACCTCGACACCATCCGGCGGTTGTGCCCGAATATCGAGGGCCGGTCGCACTGTCCGCTGGGCGATGCGGCAGTGTGGCCGATTACGAGTGCGATGAAGAAGTTTCCCGAAGACTTTCTCAAGCACGTCAAGCCGGCGACGGCGGTTCCCTCGGCGGCCTGA
- the metG gene encoding methionine--tRNA ligase, with protein MTDRRFYVTTPIYYVNARPHLGHLYTTLLADTLARHYRQRRFETFFLTGTDEHGLNIERAAAAANLPVKAYVDATVAEFQRTFAAFGLQPDDWIRTTDPAHIAGAQTLWRQVRERGYIYKGHYEGWYCPSCNEFKEEVTPGEAPVCDIHLRPTEWVAEESYFFKLSAFRDRLLEFYETQPEAVQPDTRRNEVRSFVAANLRDLSISRISVKWGIPVPDDPAHTMYVWFDALSNYITALGYGNGRRQDFDRFWPYVLHLVGKDILRFHAVYWPAFLMAAGLPLPRRVFSHGMWLSGGRKMSKTPDASGRSNAIDLDVLRRHFSNDVVRYFCLREMAYGQDGDFTYEALIDRANGDLASGLGNLASRTVTLIRKAFGGAVPNVPPDAPEEARAMAATIAEQFAAQRPVFLAHIERLALSRALEAAWELVALLDKYLSDTAPWKLTAHPGAQPRLATILHTAAEGLRHLAVWLYPFLPDATGQLWNRLGLAGHPAAVAPEDLSWQRFEGAVVADGPGLFPRLDKTAIMNDIENTSRPGAPEPAAVLSQATEPSPAGGESGYITIDDFAKVELRVGQVLVAERIPKADKLLRLEVDVGEAAPRQILAGIAQYYAPETLIGRKIVVVTNLAPRKLRGLESNGMLLAASVGEQGRPVIATFAEDVPNGARLK; from the coding sequence ATGACCGACCGCCGATTCTACGTCACGACGCCGATTTACTACGTCAATGCCCGTCCCCATCTGGGGCATCTCTACACGACCCTGCTGGCCGATACCCTGGCGCGGCACTATCGCCAGCGCCGCTTCGAGACGTTTTTTCTTACCGGCACGGATGAGCACGGCCTGAACATCGAGCGGGCGGCAGCGGCCGCCAACCTGCCGGTCAAAGCCTATGTGGATGCCACTGTCGCCGAGTTTCAGCGCACGTTCGCGGCCTTTGGTCTCCAGCCCGATGACTGGATTCGCACGACTGATCCCGCCCACATTGCCGGCGCACAGACACTGTGGCGGCAGGTACGCGAGCGCGGCTACATCTACAAGGGACACTACGAAGGCTGGTACTGCCCAAGCTGCAATGAGTTCAAGGAGGAAGTCACGCCGGGCGAAGCGCCGGTGTGCGACATTCACCTGCGCCCGACCGAGTGGGTGGCCGAAGAGAGCTACTTTTTCAAACTGTCGGCCTTTCGTGACCGCCTGCTGGAGTTTTATGAAACGCAGCCCGAGGCCGTCCAGCCTGACACGCGCCGCAACGAAGTCAGAAGCTTCGTCGCCGCCAACCTGCGGGACCTCTCCATCAGCCGCATTTCGGTCAAGTGGGGAATTCCGGTGCCCGATGACCCGGCGCACACGATGTATGTGTGGTTCGATGCGCTGTCGAACTACATCACCGCGCTTGGCTACGGCAATGGGCGGCGGCAGGACTTCGACCGGTTCTGGCCGTATGTGCTGCACCTCGTCGGGAAGGACATCCTGCGTTTCCATGCCGTGTACTGGCCGGCGTTTCTGATGGCGGCCGGGTTGCCATTGCCCCGGCGCGTGTTTTCGCATGGCATGTGGCTGTCCGGCGGACGCAAGATGTCCAAGACGCCGGATGCCAGCGGGCGTTCCAACGCGATTGATCTGGATGTGCTCCGCCGCCACTTCTCCAACGATGTCGTACGTTATTTCTGCCTGCGCGAAATGGCCTACGGGCAGGACGGTGACTTCACCTATGAAGCTCTCATTGACCGCGCCAACGGTGATCTGGCTTCCGGGCTTGGGAATCTCGCCAGCCGGACGGTGACGCTCATCCGCAAAGCCTTTGGCGGCGCTGTGCCGAATGTGCCGCCGGATGCGCCGGAAGAGGCCCGCGCCATGGCTGCCACCATAGCCGAGCAGTTTGCCGCCCAGCGCCCGGTGTTTCTGGCGCATATTGAGCGTTTGGCGCTCAGTCGGGCGCTTGAAGCCGCCTGGGAACTGGTGGCGCTGCTTGACAAGTATCTCAGCGACACTGCGCCCTGGAAACTCACGGCGCACCCTGGAGCGCAGCCGCGCCTGGCCACGATTCTGCATACGGCCGCCGAAGGGTTGCGGCATCTGGCGGTCTGGCTGTATCCCTTCCTGCCCGATGCCACGGGGCAGCTCTGGAACCGCCTGGGGCTGGCGGGACATCCGGCGGCGGTTGCTCCCGAAGACCTCTCATGGCAGCGTTTTGAGGGGGCTGTGGTTGCTGATGGCCCCGGACTTTTTCCACGTCTGGACAAAACAGCCATTATGAACGACATCGAGAACACGTCACGGCCGGGGGCACCGGAGCCGGCTGCCGTGCTATCCCAGGCAACGGAACCGTCACCAGCAGGTGGTGAAAGCGGCTACATCACGATTGATGATTTTGCCAAAGTGGAGCTGCGGGTGGGGCAGGTGCTTGTGGCCGAGCGCATCCCAAAGGCCGACAAACTGCTGCGCCTGGAAGTGGATGTTGGTGAGGCTGCGCCACGTCAAATCCTGGCCGGCATTGCCCAGTACTATGCCCCGGAAACGCTCATTGGGCGCAAGATCGTCGTCGTCACCAACCTTGCCCCGCGCAAACTGCGGGGGCTTGAATCCAACGGCATGCTGCTGGCGGCTTCGGTCGGAGAGCAGGGGCGGCCGGTGATTGCCACGTTTGCCGAAGACGTGCCCAACGGTGCGCGGCTCAAGTAA
- a CDS encoding flavin-containing monooxygenase, translating to MARTGSELPKVCIIGAGCSGITAAKALHEHQFDFDCYEKSDRVGGNWVFGNKNGMSSAYRRLFINTSRERMQYSDFPMPKHYPVFPHHSQIAEYFDAYVDHFGFRSRIRFETGVKWAERRDDGVWVITLDNGQVEHYDALIVANGHHWDPRYPEPPFPGEFDGLILHSHYYVDNDIFRDKNVVVLGMGNSAMDIACEASEVAKRTYLAARRGAYIIPKYIFGRPLDQIVTTAKIPWPVRQRLFEWTLRLAVGRMEDYGLPKPDHRFGEAHPTISGRILDRLTHGVITPKPNIAELLGNQVRFADGSVEDVDVIVYCTGYKVTFPFFDENFISAPDNDLPLFRRVFKPDIPNVFFIGLLQPLGAIMPLAEAQGQWVASYLKGEYALPPREEMERDMERERARMFARYVKSKRHTMQVDFDDYLADLKRERRKGEARARRQGYTLPIPRQVP from the coding sequence ATGGCACGCACAGGTTCTGAACTTCCCAAGGTCTGCATCATCGGCGCCGGCTGCTCCGGCATCACCGCTGCCAAGGCGCTTCACGAGCATCAGTTTGACTTTGACTGCTACGAAAAAAGCGACCGCGTGGGCGGCAACTGGGTTTTCGGCAACAAAAACGGGATGTCATCGGCTTACCGCCGGCTCTTTATCAACACCTCCCGCGAGCGCATGCAGTATTCCGATTTCCCTATGCCGAAGCACTACCCGGTCTTTCCCCATCACTCGCAGATTGCCGAGTACTTCGATGCTTACGTGGACCACTTCGGCTTCCGGTCCCGCATCCGGTTTGAGACCGGCGTCAAGTGGGCCGAGCGCCGGGATGATGGCGTGTGGGTCATTACGCTCGACAATGGCCAGGTGGAACACTACGACGCGCTCATTGTCGCCAACGGCCACCACTGGGACCCGCGCTATCCAGAGCCGCCCTTCCCCGGAGAATTCGACGGCCTGATACTGCACTCCCACTACTACGTGGACAACGACATCTTCCGCGACAAGAACGTGGTCGTACTGGGGATGGGCAACAGCGCCATGGACATTGCCTGCGAAGCCAGTGAAGTGGCCAAGCGAACCTACCTGGCGGCGCGGCGCGGGGCATACATCATCCCCAAATACATTTTCGGCAGGCCGCTCGACCAAATCGTGACCACGGCCAAAATTCCGTGGCCCGTGCGGCAACGCCTCTTTGAGTGGACGTTGCGGTTAGCTGTAGGCCGCATGGAGGACTATGGCTTACCCAAGCCGGACCACCGCTTCGGTGAAGCGCATCCGACGATTTCAGGACGCATCCTCGACCGGCTCACCCACGGAGTCATCACCCCAAAACCCAACATCGCTGAACTGCTGGGCAACCAGGTCCGCTTTGCCGACGGCAGCGTGGAGGATGTGGACGTGATTGTGTACTGCACCGGCTACAAAGTGACCTTTCCCTTCTTTGACGAGAACTTCATCTCCGCGCCGGACAACGACCTGCCACTGTTTCGGCGGGTGTTCAAACCGGACATTCCCAACGTCTTTTTCATCGGCCTGCTTCAGCCGTTGGGCGCGATCATGCCGCTGGCCGAAGCCCAGGGCCAGTGGGTGGCGTCCTATCTCAAGGGTGAGTATGCCTTGCCTCCGCGCGAGGAGATGGAAAGAGACATGGAACGTGAACGGGCGCGTATGTTTGCCCGCTATGTCAAATCCAAACGACACACCATGCAGGTGGATTTTGATGACTACCTGGCTGATCTGAAACGTGAGCGCCGCAAAGGCGAAGCACGGGCGCGGCGACAGGGCTACACGCTTCCCATTCCCCGCCAAGTCCCTTAG
- the recR gene encoding recombination mediator RecR yields MAEFAEPIARLIDEFRRLPGIGHKSAQRLAFHVLRSSAEDAERLALAITEVKSRMTFCSVCHNLTDIGQDPCAYCTNPARDQHLLCVVEEPYNVFAIERTGEYKGLYHVLHGALSPLRGIGPDDIRLRSLLERLRTLEVTEVILATNPTTEGEATANYIGCLLKPIGVRTTRLAMGLPVGSDLEYADEVTLHKALAYRREM; encoded by the coding sequence ATGGCAGAATTTGCGGAACCGATTGCCCGCCTGATTGACGAATTCAGGCGATTGCCGGGCATTGGCCACAAGTCAGCCCAACGGCTGGCTTTCCACGTCCTGCGCAGTAGTGCCGAAGACGCCGAACGGCTCGCGCTGGCCATCACCGAGGTCAAATCCCGGATGACCTTTTGCTCGGTGTGCCACAACCTGACGGACATCGGGCAGGACCCTTGCGCGTACTGTACCAACCCGGCACGCGACCAGCATCTGCTCTGTGTGGTCGAGGAGCCATACAACGTCTTTGCCATTGAACGCACCGGCGAGTACAAGGGCCTGTACCACGTCCTGCACGGGGCCCTGTCCCCGCTCCGGGGGATCGGCCCGGACGACATCCGCCTGCGGTCGCTGCTGGAGCGCCTGCGCACTCTGGAAGTGACAGAAGTTATTCTGGCCACGAACCCGACCACGGAAGGCGAGGCTACGGCCAACTACATCGGCTGCCTGCTCAAACCCATCGGTGTTCGGACGACACGGCTGGCAATGGGGCTGCCGGTCGGCAGCGACCTTGAGTACGCCGATGAAGTCACACTGCACAAGGCACTGGCCTACCGGCGTGAAATGTAA
- a CDS encoding YbaB/EbfC family nucleoid-associated protein, translating into MKLPGLDRLPGFERAMEQMQQKQEEIKRALESARCEGTAGGGMVRVTVNGLKQVVSVKLDAEALADKEMLEALIVAAVNEAGRRADEVAQQQMQQQMTGLLGNLKIPGMS; encoded by the coding sequence ATGAAACTACCCGGTCTGGACCGCCTGCCTGGTTTTGAGCGCGCCATGGAGCAGATGCAGCAGAAGCAGGAAGAAATCAAGCGTGCGCTGGAAAGTGCGCGGTGTGAAGGGACGGCGGGCGGCGGTATGGTGCGCGTCACGGTCAATGGCCTCAAGCAGGTTGTGTCGGTCAAACTCGATGCCGAGGCGCTCGCCGACAAGGAAATGCTCGAAGCCCTGATTGTTGCTGCCGTCAACGAAGCCGGCCGCCGCGCGGATGAAGTTGCCCAGCAGCAGATGCAGCAGCAGATGACGGGTCTGCTCGGCAACCTGAAAATTCCCGGTATGTCCTAG
- a CDS encoding zinc-binding dehydrogenase yields the protein MSGRTGEIDIAPVLMQNIRVQGIIVGSREMFEAMNRALEQNRIRPVVDRIFTVEETQQAFGLMAQGGHFGKICIRID from the coding sequence TTGTCCGGGCGGACTGGCGAAATTGACATTGCGCCGGTGCTGATGCAGAACATCCGCGTGCAGGGCATCATTGTTGGGTCGCGGGAGATGTTCGAGGCGATGAACCGTGCCCTGGAGCAGAACCGGATTCGTCCGGTAGTGGACAGAATCTTCACCGTTGAAGAGACACAGCAGGCGTTTGGGTTGATGGCGCAGGGTGGACACTTTGGGAAAATCTGCATTCGGATTGACTGA
- a CDS encoding PaaI family thioesterase translates to MTALLPRLSAQELNDLLHNAFPLVPPGLFCVETVEPMRVRVRMRRLEEHIRPGGTLSGPALFTLADTALYLVVLAMCGPVLEAVTSEMTIHYLRRPVARDAIGEATLLRLSQRSAVGEVLIRVADDPTPVAHAVGTYALPKNASSLGQATSDSSA, encoded by the coding sequence ATGACCGCCCTGCTGCCGCGTCTGTCTGCTCAGGAACTCAATGACTTGCTGCACAACGCTTTTCCGCTCGTGCCGCCAGGGTTGTTTTGTGTCGAAACCGTAGAACCCATGCGGGTTCGGGTGCGGATGCGCAGGCTCGAAGAGCACATTCGCCCCGGCGGGACGCTTTCCGGCCCGGCGCTGTTTACGCTGGCGGACACAGCACTGTACCTGGTCGTTCTGGCCATGTGCGGCCCCGTGCTGGAAGCCGTCACCAGTGAGATGACGATTCACTACCTGCGGCGTCCGGTCGCGCGCGACGCCATCGGCGAGGCTACCCTTTTGCGATTGAGCCAAAGATCGGCCGTCGGCGAGGTTCTCATCCGTGTTGCTGATGACCCGACACCGGTGGCTCATGCCGTCGGAACTTATGCCCTTCCAAAAAACGCTAGCTCGTTGGGGCAAGCCACCAGCGACAGCTCCGCGTGA
- a CDS encoding TlpA family protein disulfide reductase, with the protein MKRNHWTHLLCLLALAWFSLADAPAVAVPRHMDMNTTEDGHEYAPLQTVKLRYKDWTYPGLDGQPINLRTWMKGKKLVLVVYFAPWCGNWRYEAEVLSRLHAKYQPHGLGIIAVNEYGTTDETRAFFGEAGAPYPVVVESEDRRRIGETSHALYRRMTGDFRTYGSPYNIFLEPAAVIETGEVLAEQVTVANGELIEAEAEAFIRKKLGLPAASGPTANPSQPDKLGSPLLRMR; encoded by the coding sequence ATGAAACGCAACCACTGGACGCACCTGCTCTGTCTGCTGGCACTGGCGTGGTTCAGCTTGGCGGACGCACCCGCCGTGGCAGTCCCCCGGCACATGGACATGAACACGACGGAAGACGGGCATGAGTACGCCCCGCTGCAAACCGTCAAGCTCCGCTACAAAGACTGGACCTATCCCGGACTCGACGGCCAACCCATCAACCTGCGGACATGGATGAAGGGCAAGAAACTTGTGCTGGTTGTGTACTTCGCGCCCTGGTGTGGCAACTGGCGCTATGAGGCCGAAGTTCTGTCCCGCCTGCACGCCAAATATCAACCGCATGGGCTGGGCATCATTGCTGTCAACGAATACGGCACTACCGACGAGACCAGGGCCTTTTTTGGTGAAGCCGGCGCGCCTTACCCGGTTGTGGTTGAATCCGAAGACCGCCGCCGGATTGGTGAGACCTCCCATGCGCTGTACCGGCGGATGACGGGCGACTTCCGCACCTATGGTTCTCCCTACAACATCTTCCTCGAACCGGCAGCGGTCATCGAAACGGGCGAGGTGCTGGCTGAACAGGTTACCGTCGCCAATGGTGAACTCATCGAAGCCGAGGCCGAGGCGTTCATCCGTAAAAAGCTGGGACTGCCGGCGGCCTCCGGGCCAACAGCGAACCCTTCCCAACCGGACAAGCTAGGCTCACCCCTGTTACGCATGCGCTGA
- the lon gene encoding endopeptidase La, whose protein sequence is MFAQITMVSKIPSASVALPMTHELSDELPLTNEGTGDIPDTLPLLPLRDIVIFPFLIVPLFVQREKSQRAIENALPNRRLIVLATQRNPEDEDPTGDDLHRVGTIAAVMRLLKTGDGRVRILVQGLARATLLRVTDEAGYLQAQVQTIPEASVEMTLEVEALIRAVKGLLERIVTLGKQISAEVLAIAASLDDPGRLADLCASNLDAKLSDAQAILEEADPIARLRRVHDLMAREVGILTVQQEISSQAKGEIDRSQREFYLRQQLKAIQQELGEISDAGDEVAAYQEKIAEARLPEPAREEATRQLKRLERLHPDAAEAGLLRTYLDTLLALPWNTFSEDHIDLQHVKAVLDADHYGLEKVKERILEALAVRRLKPDTKGLLLCLVGPPGVGKTSLGRSVAKAIGRKFVHISLGGVHDEAEIRGHRRTYVGAMPGRIILGLQQAGTKNPLMLLDEVDKLGNDFRGDPASALLEVLDPEQNHAFRDNYLGVPFDLSKVMFLLTANVTDTIQPALRDRLEIVRLSGYTQEEKLVIARRHLVPKQLAESGLTGKHLAITESALRMTIARYTREAGVRQLEREIGKMCRKVARRVAEGDSGKVTITAANLSDYLGVPKFKADAILSQDRIGVAAGLAWTSVGGDVMHVEALLLRGKGGLLLTGKLGEVMKESAHAALSYAKSRARELGIEPDVFTQHDLHIHVPEGAIPKDGPSAGITMATAMVSALSRRPVRRTVAMTGEITLRGDVLPVGGIREKILAARRAGIKTVILPAQNQPDVRDIPAELVKGLKFIYVQEVSEVFAAALGKAAKTLPAKGVNK, encoded by the coding sequence ATGTTTGCTCAAATCACTATGGTCTCCAAAATCCCAAGCGCCAGCGTGGCGTTGCCAATGACACACGAGTTATCTGATGAACTCCCGTTGACCAACGAGGGGACAGGCGATATTCCCGACACACTGCCGTTGTTGCCGCTGCGCGACATTGTCATCTTTCCATTTCTCATCGTTCCCCTTTTTGTACAGCGCGAGAAATCGCAACGTGCCATCGAAAACGCCCTCCCCAACCGGCGTCTGATTGTGCTCGCCACCCAGCGCAATCCAGAGGACGAGGACCCGACCGGCGATGACCTGCACCGGGTTGGTACGATTGCGGCTGTGATGCGCCTGCTCAAAACCGGCGATGGCCGGGTGCGGATTCTCGTTCAGGGATTGGCGCGGGCGACACTTCTGCGTGTGACCGACGAAGCCGGCTACCTGCAGGCGCAGGTGCAAACCATTCCTGAAGCCTCGGTCGAGATGACCCTGGAAGTTGAAGCCCTGATCCGCGCGGTCAAGGGGTTGCTCGAACGGATTGTCACCCTGGGCAAGCAGATTTCTGCCGAAGTGCTCGCCATTGCGGCATCCCTGGATGATCCGGGCCGCCTGGCTGATCTCTGCGCCTCCAACCTCGACGCCAAGCTCAGTGATGCCCAGGCGATTCTCGAAGAAGCCGACCCCATTGCCCGTCTGCGGCGCGTTCACGACCTCATGGCCCGCGAAGTGGGCATTCTCACGGTACAGCAGGAAATCAGCAGCCAGGCCAAGGGTGAGATTGACCGCTCCCAACGCGAGTTTTACCTGCGCCAGCAGCTCAAGGCCATTCAGCAGGAGTTGGGCGAAATTTCTGATGCCGGCGACGAAGTGGCGGCCTACCAGGAAAAAATCGCCGAAGCCCGCCTTCCCGAACCGGCGCGGGAAGAAGCGACGCGCCAGCTCAAACGCCTCGAACGGCTCCACCCGGACGCCGCCGAGGCGGGGCTGCTGCGGACGTATCTGGATACCCTGCTGGCGCTTCCCTGGAACACTTTTTCGGAAGACCACATTGACCTTCAGCACGTCAAAGCCGTCCTCGATGCCGACCATTACGGCCTCGAAAAGGTCAAGGAGCGCATTCTCGAAGCCCTGGCAGTACGGCGGCTCAAACCGGATACCAAAGGGCTGTTATTGTGTCTGGTCGGGCCGCCCGGCGTGGGCAAGACCTCTCTCGGCCGGTCGGTGGCCAAAGCCATCGGGCGCAAGTTCGTCCACATTTCACTGGGTGGCGTCCACGACGAAGCTGAAATCCGTGGGCACCGCCGAACCTACGTGGGTGCCATGCCCGGACGCATCATCCTTGGGCTTCAGCAGGCCGGGACGAAAAACCCGCTGATGCTCCTCGATGAAGTGGACAAACTGGGCAACGACTTCCGGGGCGATCCGGCCTCGGCGCTGCTGGAAGTGCTTGACCCGGAACAAAACCACGCCTTCCGTGACAACTACTTGGGTGTGCCGTTTGACCTTTCAAAAGTCATGTTCCTGCTGACGGCCAACGTCACCGACACGATTCAACCGGCCCTGCGCGACCGGCTCGAAATTGTGCGGTTGTCGGGCTACACCCAGGAAGAAAAACTCGTCATTGCCCGGCGGCATCTCGTGCCCAAGCAGCTTGCCGAGAGCGGCCTGACCGGCAAGCATCTGGCCATCACGGAAAGCGCCCTGCGGATGACCATTGCCCGCTACACCCGTGAGGCCGGCGTCCGCCAGCTTGAACGCGAAATTGGCAAGATGTGCCGCAAGGTGGCGCGGCGCGTCGCCGAAGGCGACAGCGGGAAAGTCACCATCACGGCCGCCAATCTGTCTGATTACCTTGGCGTCCCGAAGTTCAAAGCCGACGCCATTTTGTCCCAGGATCGCATCGGCGTGGCCGCCGGATTGGCCTGGACGAGTGTCGGCGGCGACGTGATGCACGTCGAAGCCCTCCTGCTGCGCGGCAAGGGCGGGCTGCTTCTGACGGGCAAGCTGGGTGAAGTCATGAAGGAATCCGCCCATGCGGCACTGTCGTATGCCAAGTCCCGCGCCCGCGAACTGGGTATCGAGCCTGATGTTTTCACGCAGCATGACCTCCACATTCACGTCCCGGAAGGCGCGATTCCAAAGGACGGACCCTCGGCCGGCATCACTATGGCCACGGCCATGGTTTCGGCGCTGTCCCGCCGTCCCGTCAGGCGCACGGTGGCCATGACGGGCGAAATCACCCTGCGCGGCGATGTCCTGCCCGTCGGTGGCATCCGCGAAAAAATCCTGGCGGCGCGGCGGGCCGGCATCAAAACCGTCATCCTTCCGGCGCAGAACCAGCCGGATGTCAGGGACATCCCGGCGGAACTCGTCAAAGGTCTCAAGTTCATTTATGTGCAGGAGGTCAGCGAAGTGTTTGCCGCAGCGCTCGGCAAGGCGGCAAAGACTTTGCCGGCCAAGGGAGTCAACAAATGA